Within Sorangiineae bacterium MSr11367, the genomic segment GCGCCAACCCCGGCCCCGTTGCCCATCTCGTCGAGTGAATACGCGCTCAACGCGACCACGAGCTTTCGCCCTTCGAGGCTATCGACAAGGTGCATGCCCGCCGCCCGAAGCGTCTCGATCGACACTTCTTTGGAGCGGATTACAGCCCGGCACCAGCGATTGTCTTGTTGGCGTTGATCTTCACAATGCCTATTTCTACGCGACCGCCGGTCGCGTCCAAATGAGATTGCGCCTCGATGGGTGGCTCCCCTCGTGGCCGCGTCCTCGCGAGGGAACAGCTTTGCCGTGATGGATCATCTTCGTAGGCACTCTCCTCTCATGCGCCGCGAGGCACTGGCAACGGGCGCAGACTCTGAGACGCCGCTCACGGCGGTGAGGAAAGCGGTCAAGGCAGTCACGAGGCTCGATGTCGAGAACCCGTCGCTGACGTTCCTGGACGTGTTGAGGTGCGTAGCGAAGCATGGGCGTGCTGCGGGTAGCCTGATCACCACGACCGAGGATCTAACTCGATTTTGGCTCCTCCGCGCTAGATGGCGCGCGAGCAAGCAGAACTTGCTCGCCAATTAGATTGACGCAACCCGTTGTCCTTGGGCCGCAGCATTCCCAATTCGCGTGTTTGAAGGTGACCTTGAAGTCGTCAACGTTCCCACGACTAAAGGCGCGGGTTACGTGGAATTTCGTTGGCTACCGAGACCTTCGTTCCACATCGCAATTACGTTCTCAACCCCGGTCGAGAGTCTAAGCCTCGACGATAAACCAAAGATTCGCCTGTTGGACCTTGGCGATCGAGGAGTTGGACGACGGTGCCTTTGACGGGCTCGGCGCCAACGCACCTGTCTCTCAAGAGTGTTGGCGGATTCGCGGTTACTCACGTCGCGAAGATTGAGCGAGCGAACGGGGACCGTTTACTCCTGCCGAGCTGACTTCCGTACTTGAAAAGTTACGATGGCCGCTATCGTCCGTCCGAGGTGCGTGGACAGCTCCGCTCTTCGTGACGGGGTTCAATCAAAACGGGGGCGCGAATTTGGGAAGAGTGGGCGGGATGGAGTCTCGACAGCTGGCGAACTTGCAACACATCGTTTCCATTACTCGAATGTCGGTGCACCGCTCGAACGTTTGGGTGGACTGTTTGACGAGATGGCAAAGAGCACACTGCGCATGTGCGTTCAATTGGTACGCTGAGGCAAATCCGGCAAGATGGCGGTTGAGAGAGGGATCGTACGTGCGCTTACCGCCCTCGAACGACTAGTCGTGTGACATATCAGCCTCCCCGACGTAAGCCGCAGTCGCGGTACGATTGATCAAGAGCCGCCAATCGGCGACCGGTGTCACCCTGAAGTATTTCAGTTGGTGGCGAGTCGAATGCGGTTTGACTAAATGCGGTTTGACTATGATGATACCCATCAGCTGGAGGTAGCTCATCGTGAAAGTGGATGGCGTTTCTCTCGCTGGCCTGGGCAGCTTCCTGCCCCCGGTCGTCGATATCGGCCAGGCAGTGCGGGACGAACTCATCGACGCGCAGGCGGCACAGCGCTACGGCATTCAAAGCGTGACCGACGCGGGCGACGTGCCGGCACCGGAGCTCGCCCTGCGGGCCACCCGGACCGCCCTCGATCGCGCCGGCCGGGCCGGGCACGAGTTGACCTTGGTGCTGTACGTGAGCGTGTGGCACCAGGGTCCGCACGGATGGTGCCCGCAGTACTACGTCCAACGTGGAATCGGTGCCTCCAAGGCGACGGCGGCCGAGGTACGGCAGGGTTGCATGGGGATGTTTAGCGCGCTGGAGCTCGGCGCCGCCCACCTCATGGCAAGTCCGGCACACACCCTCGCGCTGTTGACCTCAGGGGACAACTTCAACTCACCCCTGCTGGACCGGTGGCGATTCAGCCCGCATTTCGTCATGGGTGACGCCGGGTCCGCGATGGTGTTGACCCGTGACGAGGGCTTCGCGCGCCTGTGCGCGATCAACGCCGTCACGTTGCCCGAGTACGAGACGATGCACCGCGACTCGGCGCCGCTGTTCCCACCTGGATCGACGTTGGCCAGGCCGTTGAACTTCAGCGACAGTAAACAGAACTGGCTCGACGCCCGCCCAGTTGGCGACGACGGGCCGTTGCGGCTGGTCGCCGCCCAGGACGAGATCGTCTCCCGGACCCTCGAGGAGTCGGGGATCGAACTGGCCGACGTCACCCGTGTCGGCTACGTCAACGGATCGCGTGAACGGGTCGAGGGCCGCGCGATGATCCCGCTGGGGCTGCCGTTGTCCCGGTCGACGTGGGAGCAGGGCAGGACCGTGGGACACATCGGCGCCAGTGACCAGATCGTGGGGCTGGAACACTTGCTCGCGCGGGGTGAACTGACCGAGGGCGACCATTTCCTGATGCTCGGCGTCGGCCCGGGATTGAACATCGCCTGCGCGGTCTTCGAGATCCTGCGGACTCCGAAGTGGACGGAGGACGCCGCGTGACGACGACTGCGCGTTTCTCCCCGGCGCCGGCGCGGGATCTGCGGGAGAAGCTGCGAGCCGCCTTTCCCGTCACCGTCACCTCGGACCGGCCTGGCTACACCCGGGAGGACTGGGCGCTTCTCGGCCGGCTTGGCCTGCTGGGTGCCTCGGTCCCGGCGGAGTTGGGCGGAGGTGGCCTGAGCGCGGTGGACACGGCCGCGATGTTCGAGGTCGCCGGCGAGGTTTGTCACGACACCGGCATGCTGTTCGGCGCGGCGGCACAGCTTTTCGCCTGCGCGATGCCGCTGGCCGAGTTCCGGTCCACAGCGGTCCACGAGCGGTGGCTCGCCGCGATGTGTGCCGGTGAGGCGATCGCCGGTAACGCGATGACCGAGGCCGACGCCGGTTCCGACACGTCCCGGCTCGCCACGACGGCCACCCGCGTCGAGGGCGGTCACCTGCTGGACGGGACGAAGACCTGGGTAAGCAACGGCCCGGTAGCCGATGTCTATCTGGTTTACGCGACGACCGATCCGGCGGCCAGGCACCTCGGCATCACCGCGTTTCTGGTCGAACGTGCCGACGACGGGGTGTACCCCGGCCCAGCGCATGACAAGGCGGGCCTGCGGTCCTGCCCCGCGGGGCCGCTGCGCCTGGAGCGATGTTTCGTACCGGACGAGCGGACCCTGGGTCCCGCCGGCGCGGGGGCCGCGGTGTTCGGCCATTCGATGTCGTGGGAGCGCGGCTGCCTGTTCGCGCTGTACGTCGGCCTCCAGCAGCGGCTGCTCGACCGCTGCGTGGGCCACGCCCGGCAGCGGCGTCAGTTCGGTCAGCCGATCGGCCAGTTCCAGGCGGTCGCTGACCGGATCGTCGGTATGAAAATGCGTTTGGAGAGTGGCCGGCTGTTGCTGCGGCGGGCCTGCGAGGCCCTCGACGAGGGGTTACCCGAGGCCGGGTGGGCGGCGATGGCGAAGCTGTCGATCTCCGAGGGCACCGTGGCCTCGGCGCTGGACGCGGTGAACCTGCTCGGTGGCGCCGGCTATCTGCGCGACGAGCTGGTGGAACTCGTACTGCGGGACAGCATGCCCGCCACGATTTTCTCCGGCACGTCAGACATTCAGCGCCGGATCGTGGCACGGGAGCTGGGCCTGTGAACCTCCGTGACCTCGTGCCCGCCGCCACCCGCCGCCACCCGGACACGCTGGCCGTGGCCGACCTCGACGCGGAACTGACCTACGCCGAACTCGACGCCGGCGCCGCCATGTCCGCCGCGGCGCTGCACGCGCGTGGTGTCCGTCCAGGTGACCGTGTGGTGTTGTGGGCCGAGAAAACCGCGGACCTCGTCGTGGTCATGCAGGCGGTACTGCGGATCGGCGCGGTCTACGTTCCCGTCGCGCCCTCGAATCCCCGCGAACGCGTGACCCGCATCGTCGAGGACTGTGGCCCGGTCCTGTTGGTCACCGATCGGCCGATCGACTTGGGGATCGACTCTGTCACTCCGGCCGAACTGCGTGGGTTTCGTGGCGACACGGCGCCTCCAGCCGCGCCCATCGCTCCCGACGACCCCGTGTACATCCTCTACACCTCCGGTTCCACCGGCACGCCCAAGGGTGTCGTTCTGTCCGACCGCAACGCCGTGGCGTTCGTCGAGTGGGCCGCGCTCACCGCCGGGGTGGTGCGCGAGGACCGGCTGGCCAACCACGCGTCCTTCAATTTCGACCTGTCCGTGTTCGACCTCTACGCCGCGTTCCTGGCCGGTGCCAGTGTCCACCTGATCCCGGAAACCCTCGCGCAGGTCGCCCCGCTGCTCGTCGACTTCGTGCGCGAGCGCGCGATCACCGTGTGGTACTCGGTCCCTTCCGTACTGCTCCAGATGATTGACACCGGTTGTCTGCTCGACCGGGACCACGGCGCCATGCGGGTGTGCGTCTTCGCGGGCGAACCATTCCCTTTGGCCGCGGTGCAACGGCTTCGCTCGGCCTGGCCGTCGGTACGAATGTTCAATTGGTACGGACCGACCGAGACCAACGTCTGCACCTCGTACGAAGTGACCGAGGCCGACCTGACGCGCACCAGCCCGTTGCCCATCGGCCACGCCGCCTGCGGTGACACGGTAGAACTCGACAACGACGGGGAGATCGTCGTGACCGGCCCCACCGTGATGCTCGGCTACTGGGGCCGCGGGCCGTACCGCGGGCCGTACCGCACTGGCGATCTCGGCCAGCGCGACGCCGAGGGCGTACTGCACTATCTGGGGCGGCGCGACGACCAGCTCAAGATTCGCGGCCACCGAATGGAAGCCGGCGAAATAGAGGCCGCGTTGTCGCTGCGTGCGGATGTCGAACGGGCTGTGGTGCTGGCGACCGGGGTGGGCCCCGAAGCCCGGCTGCACGCCGTGGTACGGCCAAGGACCGGAAGCCAGCCCGGACTGGCCGCACTGCGCCAGCACTGCGCCGAGCGGCTGCCGCGCTACATGCTCATCGACTCCCTGCACCTCGTTGACGAGATTCCCTTGAACGCCAACGGCAAGGTCGACCGGGCCCGCCTGGCCCGCGAGCTGGCGGCCGCCGTATCCAACGGAGGGGCACAGTGACCGAACTGGCGCGCAGCTGGGAAGCGTACTGGGGTGAACTCGCGCGAGAGGGCGAACCCGCGCTGTGGGACTCCCCATCGGCGACAGCGGCCGCGATCCACCTGCAGTACAGCCGGCCCTACCTCGACTCCTCCCTGCCGATGATCGACTTCGGTTGCGGCAGTGGACGGCAGACGGCGCGGTTGGCCGAGTCGTTCGCCAGGGTCGTCGGTGTCGACATCGCCGAACAGGCGTTGACCTTGGCCCGGCGCGACACCACCGCCGGGAACGTCGAGTACCGGCGAATCGACCTGCTCGACCTCCGCGAGGTCGCCGCCTTGAAGGCGGAGCTGGGGGAGACGAACGTCTACGTCCGCGGCGTGCTGCACCAGCTTCCGCCGGACGCCAGAGTCCAGGCGCTGCAAGGCATCCGTGAGCTGCTGGGCCGAGGTGGCCACCTCGTCGCGCACGAGCTCACCGACCGGACCCGCTGGGTGGTGCAATCGCTGTTCGAGGGGGACGGACCCAAACCGGAGAAGTTCGAGCGGCTGCGCCGCCACTTCGGCTTCGGCACACCCGCCCTGCTCGGAGAGGAAAGGCAGCTCGACGCGCTGCTGACCCGCGGCGGGTTACACGTCGTGGCCTCGGGTGAGAACACCTTGCAGACCACCCAGCTCGGTGGCGACGGAGCACCCGTCGAGCTGCCCACCGAGTGGGCGATCGCCCAGAACCCGCCGCCCCGGCACGACGACTGACCCACCGACCCCCAAAGGCGAGCAATCATGTCCGAGAACACCGAGTCCGACAACATCGAGCTACACGACCGGATCCTGGCTTTCGTCCGCGACGAGCTGGCCAATGCCACCGAACGCGGGGAGCTGACCGCCACGACGCCGCTGCTCGAAGCGGGGATCCTCGATTCACTGCGTACGGCGCGGCTCATCGCCTGGCTCCGGGACGACCTGGGGGTGCGGATACCGCCCCTGGCGATGACGGGAAAGAACTTCCACAACATCGACCGCATCACGGATCTCGTCGCCAGCCTGCGCACCACCGCCTTGACCCGCGCGATCGAGCTTGGGAAGGAGCCCGCGCGATGAGCAGCACCCCAGCGACGACCGATCGGGACTTCGACTTCGACGTCGTGGTGATCGGCGGCGGACCGGCCGGCTCGACCACCGCGTCCTACCTGGCCAAGGCCGGACTGTCCGTGGCCGTGTTCGAGAGTGAGATGTTCCCCCGGGAGCACGTCGGAGAGTCGCTGGTGCCGGCGACCACACCGGTTTTGCTCGAAATCGGGGCCATGGACAAGATCGAGGCGGCCGGGTTTCCGCGCAAGTACGGCGCGGCCTGGACGGCGGCGAACGGCGACGGGATCGACCCGCTGGGATTTCGCGTGCACGAACACGGGTTCGGCACCGCCGACGTGTTGTTCAACGAGCGCGAGCAACTCGGCGTCGACCGCGACTACACCTTTCACGTCGACCGCGGCAAGTTCGACCTGATCCTGCTCAAGCACGCCGAGAGCCTCGGCGCGAAGGTGTTCTCCGGTGTCCGGGTGCACCAGGTCGACTTCTCCGACCGGGACCGCCCGGTCCTCGACGTCGGCATGGGGCCCACCCGTACGCCGGTGCGCGCCCGCATGGTGGTGGACGCCAGCGGCCGTTCGACACTGCTCGGCCGTCAGCTCAAGGTGAAGGTGCCCGACCCGGAGTTCAACCAGTACGCCGTGCACAGCTGGTTCGAGGGTCTCGACCGGACAGCGCTGACCAGCAGCGATCATCAGGCCGACTTCATCTTCATCCACTTCCTCCCGCTGCACGACACCTGGGTGTGGCAGATCCCGATCACGGACACCATCACCTCGGTCGGTGTCGTCACGCAGAAGTCCCGTTTCAAGGAAGCAAAGGACGACCTCGAACAGTTCTTCTGGAACTCCGTGGCGAGTCGGCCCCAGCTGCGCGACGCGCTCAAACAGACCGAGCGGCTGCGTCCGTTCAAATCGGAGGGCGACTACAGCTATGGGATGCGCAAGGTCGCCGACGACTCGATGCTCCTGGTCGGGGACGCCGCCCGGTTCGTCGACCCGATCTTCTCCAGCGGTGTGTCGGTCGCGATGAACAGCGCCCGCCTCGCCTGCGTCGACATCATCGCCGCGGCGGCGGCCGGCGACTTCCGCGCCCACCGGTTCGACACCTACGTCCGTAGGCTCCGGCGCGGCGTGTCGAACTGGTACGAGTTCATTTCCATCTACTACCGGCTCAACATCCTCTTCACCGCGTTCGTGCAGGACCCCCGTTATCGCGTGGGCGTGCTGAAGCTGTTGCAGGGAGATGTCTACGACGACGAGGAACCGCCCGCGCTGATCGCGATGCGCGAGTTCCTCGCGGCCGTCGAGGCCGATCCGACCCACCTCTGGCATTCCAAGCTGGGCAATCTTCGCGTCTCCCAGGAGTCCAAATGCCTGTTCTGAGTGGACGACGACGGCGAGCGCCCCGGAGTCCCGGCCAGGTGCCCGCATGAGGCCGGCGAACGTTTTCCTATCCGGTCTCGGGTGCTGGCTGCCCCCCGCCTATCCCGCGTCCGAGGCGGTCGCCGCGGGCCTGTACGACGCCACGGTCCACGCCGAAAGCAAGCTGCGCGGGGTCAGGATCGCCGGGCCGGAGTCTCCACCGGAGATGGCCGTACGGGCCGCGCGAATGGCACTCGGCCGCTCCCCTGGCGGTGCCGCGGCGATCGGGACGGTGCTGCACGGCTCGACCTTCTACCAGGGTCCCGAGATGTGGTCGCCGTCCGCGTACCTCATGCGGGAGCTGGGCATCATCGGCGCAGGCGGCACCGAGATCCGTAACGGGTGCAACAGCATGCTCAGCGCTCTGGAGCTGGCAAGGGGTCTGCTGCCGTACCAGCCGGAGAACCGTCCGGACATCCTGCTGAGCACGGCGGACAACTTCAACTCGCCGTTGCTCAACCGGTGGGACAGCGGCCCGATGGGCGTGATCGCCGCGGACGCGGCCAGCTCCGTCGTGGTCAGCCGGGCCGCCGGTTTCGCCCGCGTAGACGCGATCGTCTCCCGGGTCTATCCGGAGTTCGAGGCGATGGCGCGCGGCGACGAGCCGCTGTTCCCGCCGACCGGATCGGCGGGCAGGCGGATCGACATCGTGGAACGCGCCCAGCAGTTCAACGAGCGTGTGCGGGAGGTCGGCGGGATGAGCATCGCCGACGGCCTCGCGAAAGCCTGCTCGGAAACAGCACTCGCCGCCGTGGCCGAGGCCGGCATCGAGGTCAGCGACCTGCGCTGGGTCCTCGTGCCCAACGGCGACGAGGCGACCACCCGGAACTGCATGATGGACCCGCTGGGCCTGGACGTCTCCCGGTCGCAGTGGGAGTTCGGCTGCGGGATCGGCCACGCCTCGTCCAGCGACCAGGTCATCGCCCTCGACCATCTGCTGGGCACCGGGCAGCTCGACGCGGGCGACCACGTCCTGCTCTTCGGCGGCGCTCCGGGCTGGTCGGCCATGGCCGTGATCCTCACCATCACCGAACTGCCTCACTGGGCACAGGGAGGCTCGCGATGACGCAGCGGCAGGAACCGATCGCGATCGTCGGGATGGCGTGCGAGTTCCCCGGCGCGGACGGTGTCGCGGCGTTCTGGAAAATGCAGCTCGACGGGGTGGACGCCACCACCGACGTGCCCGCCGACCGGTTTCCCATCGACACCTTCCACGATCCCCGTCCGCGCACGCCAGGACGGACCATCAGTCGCCGCGGCGGCTTTCTGTCCGACATCCGTGGCTTCGACGCCCGCTATTTCGGCATCTCCGGCCGCGAGGCCAGCCACATGGACCCGCAGCAGCGGCTACTCCTCCAGACCGCCGCCGCGGCCGTGCGGGACGCGGGACTGACGTTGGAGCAGCTGGCCGGAAGCCCGACCGCGGTCGTCGTCGGGCAGCGCACGGCCGAGTACTGGGACCTGCTGCGAGCTGCCGGGGCGCTGGACATCTACGCCAACATCGGCACCTCCCGCAGCGTCCTGTCCGGCCGCCTGTCGTTCTTCTTCGACCTGCGCGGGCCCAGCACCTCCGTCGACACCGCCTGCTCGTCGTCGCTGGTCGCCGTGCACCAGGCGTGTGCCGCGCTGCGCAGCGGGGAGGCGACCCTCGCACTGGCCGCGGGCGTCAACCTGGTGCTCACCCCGGAGGAGAGCATCACGTTCTCGCAGGCGGACATGCTGTCGGCGGACGGGCTTTGCAAGTTCGCCGCCGCCGGCGCCGACGGCTTCGTCCGCAGTGACGGCGTCGGTGTCGTCGTCCTCAAGCCGCTGGCGCGGGCCGAAGCGGACGGGGACCGGATACACGCGGTCATCTACGGCTCGGCGGTCCAGAACGAGGGCCGCAGCAGCGGCTACCTGATGACCCCGTCGGAGACCGCCCAGATCGAGATGATGCGGCACACCTGTGCTCGCGGCGGCGTCGACCCACGCGTCGTCGGCTACGTGGAGGCGCACGGCACCGGCACACCCACCGGCGACCCGATCGAACTGCGCGGCCTGGACGCGGTGTACGGCACCGGAGCGGGTCGTACCGCAGCGGACCCCCTGCTGGTCGGCTCGGTGAAGACGAACATCGGCCACACCGAAGCGGCCGCCGGCATCGCGGCCGTCATCAAGGCGGCGCTGTGCGTCGCACGGGCTGTGGCCCCGCCCAGCCTGCACAGCGGCCGGCTGACCGACGCGGTGGACTGGGACCGCATGGCGCTGGAGATCCCGCAGGCCACCCGCGACTGGGGCCGCGACGGCACTCTCCGGTACGCCGCCGTCAGCTCGTTCGGCATTTCCGGCACCAACGCCCACGTCGTGCTCGGCGAGCACCGTCCCACGGTCGTACCGCCGCCCGCCGATCACCGGCCGTACCTGCTCGCGCTGTCGGCGCATACGCCCGCCGCGCTGGCGGAACTCGCCGGCGCCTACGCGGACTTCCTCGGACCGGACGGGGAAGGCCGCCGGCACACTCTGCGCGACGTCAGTTTCAGCGCGCTGACCCGCAGCACCCATCACCGACACCGGATGACCGTTCTCGCCCTGGATCATGACCAGGTCGTCCGGCAGCTTCGCAAGGGACGGCCGGTCGTCGCCGCCAACGCCGGTGCCGCGTGGAAGACCGTCTTCGTGTTCCCCGGCCAGGGCTCTCAGTGGGCCGGAATGGGGCGCCGCCTCCTGCGGACCTCCGCGGTCTTCCGGGAAACGGTCGAGCAGTGTGACCGGCACGTCCGCGCCGAGCGTGGGTGGTCGGTGCTCGACCGCCTGGCCACCGACGACCCGGCGGACTGGCCGATCGACGTCGTGCAACCGCTGCTCTGGGCGATGGAGGTCGGGCTGGCCGCGCTTTGGCGGGCGTGGGGCGTCACGCCCGACGTCGTGATCGGGCACAGCATGGGCGAGGTGGCGGCGGCCTGCGTCGCCGGCGCGCTCACCCTGGCCGACGGCGCCGCGGTGATCTGCCGCCGCAGCGCGCTGCTCAAGGAGATCGCCGGCGCCGGGTCCATGGCCGCCGTCGACTTGCCCGCCGACGAGCTGCGGCGGAGACTCGCCGACGTGCCGGACGTCGACGTCGCGGCGAGCAACGCCCCACGGCGCGCCATCATTTCGGGGCACGCGCCCGCGGTGGAGAAAGTGCTGGCCGATCTGGCCGAGCAGGAGGTCTTCGCCAGGGTCGTGAAGGTGGACGTGGCCTCGCATAGCAGTCAGGTCGACTCCCTGCTGGACGCGCTGCGCGCCGCCCTTGAGCCGATCCGGCCCCGCAAGGGCGAGCTGCCGCTACGCTCGACGGTGACCGGGGACCTGCTGACCGGCGAGGAACTGGACGCTGGCTACTGGGTGCGCAACCTCCGCGACGAGGTCCGGTTCCACGCGGCCGTCGACGTCGAGACCGCCGAGACCGGGTCGGCGGTCGTCATCGAGATGAGCCCGCACCCGGTCCTCACCTCGGCGGTGAAGGAGTGCCTGCCGCTGGAACGCGTTGGTGACCAGGTGGTGCCGTCCCTGCTGCGCGACACCGACGACCTGACCGCGCTGCTGACCTCCGCCGGGCAGCTCTACCAGGCCGGATATCCGCTGCACCACGGCGCGCTGTTCGACGAGCCGGCCGCTTACGTGGGGCTGCCGGCCTATCCGTGGCAGCGCGCAGAGTTCTGGTTCGAGCAGGCCGCCGAACCGGAGGTCCCCGGCGAACACCCGCTGCTCGGCGCGCACACCGTCCTCGACGACGGCACGCACCGCTGGGAAGGCGTCATCGACCTGGACCGGAACGCCTACCTTTTGGATCACCAGGTGCAGGGCCAGGTCATCCTGCCGGGCACGGCGTATCTGGAACTGGCCGCCGTGGCCGCCGCCGAGGTCACCGCAGCCGACGTCCTCGTCAGGGATGTCCGCTACGACAAGGCACTCTTCTTCACCGCCGCGGCCCCGCCGCTGCTGCGGGTGACACTGCGGCCGACCGGCGGGCGGTGGGTCTTCGACGTCGCCACCGCCGACGGCGCCGACTGGACCCGGCACGCCCACGGCCGGGTCGAGGAAGCGGACGCACCTCTCCTTGACCTCCCCGGGGAGACACCACACCAGATCACCGCGCGGGTCCCCGAGTACCTCAGCGGCTTGGAGTTCTACCGCCGGTTCGCGGCCCGCGGCAACGACTGGCACGGCGTCTTCCAGGGCATCGGGCAGGTGTGGCGCGGCGACGACGAGGCGCTGGCCGAGGTCGTCGTCCCGCCCGGCCTCGCCGAGTACGAGCGGCACCACGTCCATCCGGCGGTCCTCGACGCCTGCGGGCAGGTGCTCGCGGCCACGCTGCCCGATTCGGCGGTCCCCGGCGAGGAACACGCCTTCATCCTGGGCTCGGTCGAGGCGTTCCGCCGCCACGGGCCGCTAACCGGGACGTTGTACAGCCACGTGGTGCAGCGCGACGTGACGGCCGAGTCATTCAGCGGCGACCTCGCCATCCGCGACGAGCGGGGCACGCTGCTGGCCGAGTTCCGCGGCCTGAGGATCCGCTGGCTCCTGCGCCGGACACAGCCGGGCCCGCTGACCGACTGGCTCTACGAGCCGCGGTGGACACCTGCCGCCCCTGCCCCGGTGCCACAGGCAGCTACCGGTACCTGGTTGGTGTTCGAGGACGGGGAATTCGGACCGCGCCTCGCACCCGCGCACGGCACACGGATCGCCGTCCGGCCTGGGGAGAAGTACGAGCGCACCGGCGAGGGGGCGTACCGCATCGACCCGTCGCGGCTCGACGACTACGCCCGGCTTTTGTCCGAGGTGGGCCGCGATCACCCCGAAGGCATCACCGCCGTGGTGCACCTGTGGGGCCTGCGGCAGGCACAACCGGTGGGCGTGGTGCCGCTGGGGCTCGCCAGCGCGCTGCTGGTGGACCGGGCGCTGTCCCTCGCGCGGTGGGAGGGCCCGCTGCCGCGGCTCGTGCTCGTCACCCGCGGTGCCGTGACCACAATGGACACCGACGGGGTGCCGAACGCGGACCAGTACGCCGTGTGGGGCTTCGGGCGTACGGC encodes:
- a CDS encoding ketoacyl-ACP synthase III family protein, which codes for MKVDGVSLAGLGSFLPPVVDIGQAVRDELIDAQAAQRYGIQSVTDAGDVPAPELALRATRTALDRAGRAGHELTLVLYVSVWHQGPHGWCPQYYVQRGIGASKATAAEVRQGCMGMFSALELGAAHLMASPAHTLALLTSGDNFNSPLLDRWRFSPHFVMGDAGSAMVLTRDEGFARLCAINAVTLPEYETMHRDSAPLFPPGSTLARPLNFSDSKQNWLDARPVGDDGPLRLVAAQDEIVSRTLEESGIELADVTRVGYVNGSRERVEGRAMIPLGLPLSRSTWEQGRTVGHIGASDQIVGLEHLLARGELTEGDHFLMLGVGPGLNIACAVFEILRTPKWTEDAA
- a CDS encoding acyl-CoA dehydrogenase family protein, which translates into the protein MTTTARFSPAPARDLREKLRAAFPVTVTSDRPGYTREDWALLGRLGLLGASVPAELGGGGLSAVDTAAMFEVAGEVCHDTGMLFGAAAQLFACAMPLAEFRSTAVHERWLAAMCAGEAIAGNAMTEADAGSDTSRLATTATRVEGGHLLDGTKTWVSNGPVADVYLVYATTDPAARHLGITAFLVERADDGVYPGPAHDKAGLRSCPAGPLRLERCFVPDERTLGPAGAGAAVFGHSMSWERGCLFALYVGLQQRLLDRCVGHARQRRQFGQPIGQFQAVADRIVGMKMRLESGRLLLRRACEALDEGLPEAGWAAMAKLSISEGTVASALDAVNLLGGAGYLRDELVELVLRDSMPATIFSGTSDIQRRIVARELGL
- a CDS encoding AMP-binding protein translates to MNLRDLVPAATRRHPDTLAVADLDAELTYAELDAGAAMSAAALHARGVRPGDRVVLWAEKTADLVVVMQAVLRIGAVYVPVAPSNPRERVTRIVEDCGPVLLVTDRPIDLGIDSVTPAELRGFRGDTAPPAAPIAPDDPVYILYTSGSTGTPKGVVLSDRNAVAFVEWAALTAGVVREDRLANHASFNFDLSVFDLYAAFLAGASVHLIPETLAQVAPLLVDFVRERAITVWYSVPSVLLQMIDTGCLLDRDHGAMRVCVFAGEPFPLAAVQRLRSAWPSVRMFNWYGPTETNVCTSYEVTEADLTRTSPLPIGHAACGDTVELDNDGEIVVTGPTVMLGYWGRGPYRGPYRTGDLGQRDAEGVLHYLGRRDDQLKIRGHRMEAGEIEAALSLRADVERAVVLATGVGPEARLHAVVRPRTGSQPGLAALRQHCAERLPRYMLIDSLHLVDEIPLNANGKVDRARLARELAAAVSNGGAQ
- a CDS encoding class I SAM-dependent methyltransferase → MTELARSWEAYWGELAREGEPALWDSPSATAAAIHLQYSRPYLDSSLPMIDFGCGSGRQTARLAESFARVVGVDIAEQALTLARRDTTAGNVEYRRIDLLDLREVAALKAELGETNVYVRGVLHQLPPDARVQALQGIRELLGRGGHLVAHELTDRTRWVVQSLFEGDGPKPEKFERLRRHFGFGTPALLGEERQLDALLTRGGLHVVASGENTLQTTQLGGDGAPVELPTEWAIAQNPPPRHDD
- a CDS encoding acyl carrier protein, which produces MSENTESDNIELHDRILAFVRDELANATERGELTATTPLLEAGILDSLRTARLIAWLRDDLGVRIPPLAMTGKNFHNIDRITDLVASLRTTALTRAIELGKEPAR
- a CDS encoding FAD-dependent oxidoreductase: MSSTPATTDRDFDFDVVVIGGGPAGSTTASYLAKAGLSVAVFESEMFPREHVGESLVPATTPVLLEIGAMDKIEAAGFPRKYGAAWTAANGDGIDPLGFRVHEHGFGTADVLFNEREQLGVDRDYTFHVDRGKFDLILLKHAESLGAKVFSGVRVHQVDFSDRDRPVLDVGMGPTRTPVRARMVVDASGRSTLLGRQLKVKVPDPEFNQYAVHSWFEGLDRTALTSSDHQADFIFIHFLPLHDTWVWQIPITDTITSVGVVTQKSRFKEAKDDLEQFFWNSVASRPQLRDALKQTERLRPFKSEGDYSYGMRKVADDSMLLVGDAARFVDPIFSSGVSVAMNSARLACVDIIAAAAAGDFRAHRFDTYVRRLRRGVSNWYEFISIYYRLNILFTAFVQDPRYRVGVLKLLQGDVYDDEEPPALIAMREFLAAVEADPTHLWHSKLGNLRVSQESKCLF
- a CDS encoding ketoacyl-ACP synthase III family protein → MRPANVFLSGLGCWLPPAYPASEAVAAGLYDATVHAESKLRGVRIAGPESPPEMAVRAARMALGRSPGGAAAIGTVLHGSTFYQGPEMWSPSAYLMRELGIIGAGGTEIRNGCNSMLSALELARGLLPYQPENRPDILLSTADNFNSPLLNRWDSGPMGVIAADAASSVVVSRAAGFARVDAIVSRVYPEFEAMARGDEPLFPPTGSAGRRIDIVERAQQFNERVREVGGMSIADGLAKACSETALAAVAEAGIEVSDLRWVLVPNGDEATTRNCMMDPLGLDVSRSQWEFGCGIGHASSSDQVIALDHLLGTGQLDAGDHVLLFGGAPGWSAMAVILTITELPHWAQGGSR